One genomic window of Polyangium aurulentum includes the following:
- a CDS encoding protein kinase domain-containing protein: MQRKTEIYVVTAQKDELLRLEFEAHLTAHADVFDVWHRNLVHGGGRPDVIARERLATASIVVLLVSADYFGCPACRADERLAFERRRDGVRIIPVLVRACAVPKDAFEGVEVLPRGGPVAQRLDKETEPERDARWKLVVEAIRKPELAPCSDVASTTGRDELRTRGLLPAYENEATRQLAEQLEDAYARRDRLAAEGVSVDFMERELRELRSALREGGQLRAGDSLGDGRYLLLNPVGRGGFASVWRVRDKATGDVVAVKVLHPTLSGDTRRRERFYRGARLMGKLAHSGVVRVLAEPREDGRFHYFIMEYVGGGSLAEVVKQQRLPAERALAVVLAVGAALGEAHASGIWHRDVKPENVLLTEDGKPKLCDFDLVGAKETTGGTGTGAMGTFVYAAPELMENANASDARADVFGLGMTAVFCLRGADIPATVFRNAEPVLSALPCSDAVKAVLRTAIAWEREARPADARAFCGLLQRAIETGVNLEAKTRQENTSEAAGAKPKSADETVGSTSANIHEAIELSLLATKIRGTNKPTDSSPVSGSRQGRSEKSTPFRLHQSWRVVAAPVAAVGLVTAGLKLWNDHARNATENTISQVAEPNASSLEDAKTATTVAAPTSSIWTVPPLPTSASNASTSTTSGCQNKVHGNKSFTKPGTYKWTAPNGVCEVTATVIGGGGGGCGKDARSYRTTAGAPGEPGNIELRTVFLDTSRVVQVVVGAGGPPVPRCTDSFNCNYNFHGGFSKFGFVTARGGANCNDNYYGRDAKRCPQSDANYGCGGTGRTDQDEGAPGEAGAVILEW; encoded by the coding sequence ATGCAGCGGAAGACCGAGATCTACGTCGTAACTGCGCAGAAAGACGAGCTACTTCGGCTCGAGTTCGAGGCGCACCTGACCGCACATGCGGACGTGTTCGACGTTTGGCATCGGAACCTCGTTCATGGTGGCGGGAGACCAGATGTCATCGCGCGGGAGCGCTTGGCGACGGCGTCGATCGTCGTCTTGCTCGTGAGCGCCGACTACTTCGGCTGTCCGGCATGCAGGGCAGACGAGCGCCTAGCGTTCGAACGTCGGCGGGATGGCGTACGCATCATCCCCGTGCTCGTGCGCGCGTGCGCTGTGCCCAAGGACGCCTTCGAAGGGGTGGAAGTTCTGCCACGCGGCGGCCCTGTGGCTCAGCGGCTCGACAAGGAGACGGAGCCAGAGCGGGATGCCAGGTGGAAGCTCGTGGTGGAGGCCATACGCAAACCGGAGCTCGCCCCCTGCTCGGACGTGGCGAGCACGACTGGACGCGACGAACTCAGAACGCGAGGGCTCCTTCCGGCGTACGAGAATGAAGCGACACGGCAGCTCGCTGAGCAGCTTGAGGATGCGTACGCGCGTCGGGATCGGCTAGCGGCAGAAGGTGTCTCTGTCGATTTCATGGAGCGGGAGCTACGCGAGCTGCGCAGCGCCCTGCGCGAGGGTGGGCAACTTCGTGCGGGAGATTCCCTGGGCGATGGTCGGTATCTGCTGCTGAATCCCGTGGGACGCGGCGGGTTTGCGTCCGTTTGGCGTGTGCGGGACAAAGCAACAGGTGACGTCGTTGCAGTGAAGGTGCTCCACCCCACCTTGTCCGGTGACACACGTCGACGCGAACGGTTTTATAGGGGTGCACGTCTGATGGGGAAACTCGCGCATTCTGGAGTCGTGCGTGTCTTGGCCGAGCCCAGGGAAGACGGACGATTCCACTACTTCATAATGGAATACGTCGGCGGCGGCAGTCTAGCCGAGGTCGTCAAGCAGCAGCGGCTGCCAGCAGAGCGTGCGCTCGCGGTGGTGCTCGCTGTAGGCGCGGCACTTGGCGAAGCGCATGCGTCGGGGATCTGGCACAGGGACGTGAAACCCGAAAACGTGCTCCTCACGGAAGATGGTAAGCCAAAGCTGTGCGATTTTGATTTGGTTGGCGCAAAGGAGACGACTGGCGGGACAGGCACTGGTGCAATGGGAACGTTTGTGTATGCGGCGCCGGAACTCATGGAGAATGCGAATGCTTCGGATGCACGGGCGGACGTCTTCGGGCTTGGAATGACGGCGGTGTTCTGTTTGCGTGGCGCTGACATTCCAGCGACGGTCTTTAGGAATGCGGAGCCGGTGCTTTCGGCGCTGCCATGCAGTGATGCAGTGAAGGCAGTCTTACGGACTGCGATCGCTTGGGAGCGAGAAGCGCGACCTGCTGATGCACGGGCATTTTGTGGTTTACTGCAGCGTGCGATCGAGACAGGAGTGAACTTAGAAGCGAAGACTCGCCAAGAGAATACATCCGAGGCAGCCGGGGCGAAACCGAAGTCAGCGGATGAGACAGTTGGGTCGACGTCAGCAAATATACATGAGGCGATTGAACTCTCTCTCCTGGCGACTAAGATTCGCGGAACAAACAAACCGACCGATTCGAGTCCCGTTAGCGGATCCAGGCAAGGGCGTTCGGAGAAGTCTACGCCATTCCGGCTCCACCAGTCGTGGCGCGTTGTCGCGGCGCCTGTAGCGGCGGTCGGCCTTGTTACCGCTGGGCTCAAGCTGTGGAATGATCATGCAAGAAACGCTACCGAAAACACCATTAGTCAGGTTGCTGAACCTAATGCGTCTTCCCTAGAGGATGCTAAAACCGCAACAACAGTTGCGGCTCCCACGTCCTCCATTTGGACCGTGCCTCCGCTCCCGACATCGGCCAGCAACGCCAGCACTAGCACCACGTCGGGTTGTCAAAACAAAGTTCACGGAAACAAATCCTTTACAAAGCCTGGAACATACAAGTGGACTGCCCCCAACGGCGTCTGCGAGGTGACTGCGACCGTTATTGGAGGTGGTGGCGGTGGCTGCGGCAAGGACGCTCGCTCCTACAGAACTACTGCTGGCGCTCCGGGTGAACCCGGAAATATTGAATTGAGAACGGTTTTTCTGGACACGAGCCGCGTTGTCCAAGTAGTCGTGGGCGCTGGTGGTCCACCAGTGCCACGCTGCACCGACTCGTTCAATTGTAATTACAACTTTCACGGTGGTTTTAGCAAATTCGGCTTTGTGACGGCACGAGGAGGTGCGAATTGCAATGATAATTACTATGGTCGTGACGCGAAACGGTGTCCACAGTCAGACGCCAACTATGGTTGCGGTGGCACGGGTAGGACCGATCAAGACGAAGGTGCTCCCGGTGAGGCTGGCGCCGTCATTCTCGAATGGTAA
- a CDS encoding metallophosphoesterase: MVLPSLTILHLTDLHCTGPNVRGHYWNSEATELALAQHNRRGLLGSLARDLREQGLRPHLVVVTGDLLDRGAVEGVPMAIDYLGELCATLQLPRERVVLVPGNHDVSRDPDPVRRYASFDAIWAAFYGAERPVLSGSAPWRRVAYYDFGADLGVEIVGFNSCEALDPMANQQHGSVGAAQLDRAEELLEATKGRNLFRIAAMHHHLMRPLGVPRDDISVMDDAELTLRWLALRHFQLVLHGHQHLDWQDVRELEGWWLSTVAGASAGVGSYGRSEWMLQLGYQVIVIDSPGSARRIRREYDPQTREWIPASKGASLQNLRFGSPPPLLLPTKNSPIDVFIMYAPKDRELRDELDTHLSVLCKAGLIRVHYRDSTDLGAVELERINELVESSGIFLVLVSADFIKSPYFDGPELKRALARTREGANRWPLVIPIYLRRCDWKQTALGALRGLPYDDMPIAPRDHDEHFAAVTHAIRTTIERLRSA; encoded by the coding sequence ATGGTGCTCCCTTCGTTAACAATACTGCACCTAACCGACCTGCACTGTACTGGACCCAACGTCAGAGGGCATTACTGGAACAGTGAGGCGACCGAACTTGCGCTCGCTCAGCACAACCGTCGCGGGCTCCTTGGAAGCCTCGCGCGCGACCTGCGCGAGCAGGGGCTCCGCCCCCATCTCGTCGTTGTCACTGGCGACCTGCTCGATCGAGGTGCGGTCGAAGGCGTCCCCATGGCGATCGACTATCTCGGGGAACTCTGCGCAACGCTCCAACTGCCTCGCGAGCGCGTCGTGCTCGTACCCGGTAACCATGATGTGTCGCGCGATCCAGATCCGGTCCGTCGGTACGCGTCGTTTGATGCGATATGGGCGGCGTTCTACGGCGCAGAGCGTCCTGTCTTATCGGGAAGCGCCCCTTGGAGGCGCGTGGCGTACTATGACTTTGGCGCGGATCTAGGCGTCGAGATCGTGGGGTTCAACTCCTGTGAGGCGCTCGACCCAATGGCGAACCAGCAACACGGGAGCGTGGGCGCTGCACAGCTCGATCGGGCAGAAGAACTGTTGGAGGCAACGAAGGGCAGAAATTTGTTCCGGATCGCGGCAATGCACCATCACCTGATGCGTCCACTAGGCGTGCCCCGCGACGACATCAGCGTCATGGACGATGCGGAACTAACGCTTAGATGGCTTGCACTGCGGCACTTCCAGCTCGTGTTGCACGGGCACCAACACCTCGACTGGCAGGACGTTCGCGAGCTGGAAGGATGGTGGCTGTCGACCGTCGCCGGCGCGAGTGCTGGTGTTGGAAGTTACGGGCGGAGTGAATGGATGCTCCAGCTCGGATATCAGGTTATCGTGATCGATAGTCCAGGCAGCGCGCGCAGAATCCGGCGAGAGTACGACCCGCAGACACGTGAGTGGATCCCAGCCAGCAAGGGGGCCTCCTTGCAGAACCTCCGCTTCGGTTCGCCACCACCACTGCTGCTACCGACGAAGAACTCGCCCATCGATGTCTTCATCATGTACGCCCCTAAGGACCGAGAGCTGCGCGATGAACTCGACACCCATCTCTCGGTACTCTGTAAGGCCGGATTGATCCGCGTACACTACCGCGACTCCACCGACCTTGGCGCCGTCGAGCTAGAAAGAATCAACGAGTTGGTGGAGTCCTCCGGGATTTTCTTGGTGCTCGTCAGCGCTGACTTCATAAAGTCGCCGTACTTCGATGGCCCCGAACTCAAGCGAGCCCTCGCACGCACTCGAGAGGGCGCGAACCGCTGGCCGCTGGTGATTCCCATTTACCTACGCCGCTGCGACTGGAAGCAGACCGCGCTCGGAGCGTTACGCGGCTTGCCCTACGACGACATGCCAATCGCGCCACGCGATCACGACGAGCATTTCGCCGCTGTCACCCATGCGATTCGC